tttaacaacGCAGTTTGTATCCAGAATTATTGAATTTTACAACCTCGCGCTCCGCATATCCTAAAGAATCTTCGCGATGTCCCTTGTGGTACGGCAAAGCAAGGCAACCCTCTCTTTTGAAAACACTGTCGTATTGTTTAGAGTTATTTATtaggaaaaacaaaaatatgatTTATTTAATTAGAATTAAATTTCAAACGCCTCTCTTATAGTTGTTGGCTCAAATGCATGGAGACACGAGTCACACGAGACACTGTAGGTACCGTCAGTAAAAGACACCAAAACAAAACGACAGGTGATTGTCCAACCAATTTActttactaaataataaaatatgtctcAATTGTTCAGTAGTAGTAGATCGTGCAATTGAACTGTCGTTTTAGGTTCAGTCATATAAATATAAACCCAAGCTAAAGTATGGAGTTACAGTAGAATTCAGAATTATGtgtacatttatttatcttagctctttgcaataaggtgaaaaaatgaaCACATATGTATTTATGAACTCTACTGTAATTACAAGGTACATTCCGCCTTACAACACACACGCTCATTATCATCACAATAAAATTACCTAATATTTTGGCGCTAAGATAAATGTATTTACATTAAAGCATATATTAATCCTTAAAggcaataatatattttacaattgTAATAAATACCGGCACTTACTAAAATGTAACACATAGGTAATTTAgaaaataagtaagtacctacctaaataaccCGTGGTACTATTTGTTCAGTACTGGTGGTCAGCATAGAAGTATTACCTTTCTGCGTGTATTAGGATGTTTAAAACCTACACAAATAAAGTATATCACAATTCTTGCCTTGCTCACTAATCTCACTTCCTCGAGCACCaacattatttatacctaaaatATCATTCGCTTTGTAAAATAGACAAACGCGGGTGCAGCGAGAACGCCAGCCAAGCTCTATTGTGCTGACGATTGCGGAAGGATTGAACTAAAACAGCCAAGCAGATTTGCAAAGATGATGTGAGCATCAGTGTTCGTTCGGTTTGATGGTGGCGATGATATCCTCCTTGGGCTTGAAGAAGTGGTTCCTGAAGAGCGTGTAGGCCATGCCGGCGGTGAGCGCGCCGACGGCGGCGCCCTGCGCGATCACGCGGAACTGCATGAGGAACACGCTGGTGCTCATGGCGCCGCGCCGTTTGTACTGGTACGCGCCCGCGCCCACGGCCGCCGCCAGCCCGCCCAGACCTGACAACAACAACACTCATCTTTACAAAGATAAATAACTAATCTAAATACTATGGAGCCCTCGTTTTCATACAGGTATGTAGTAAATTCACTGCcgagtaacaatttctggtcctatagtagTCGAGAGAACGTATCTTATCATTATCACACTAAGCCAGTTGCATTATTaactacatttgacagacacatcatcgtcacgcagcagacgtctatggaacttcccaaacaataaaatttaacgaacgctttaacggagacagacggttggtgcaaccggcccgaAACGAAATGgtcctatatgtatatgtataaatagCCTAAATAGGTTATGGCTAGCGAAATATGTTTGATaaattttatagttaaaatattaaaatgaatgtaattatgtacagtttttttgtttaaaattaaagtCTAGATACATACCTAGCAGTAATGTTGGTAAATTAcaacaaaaatgaaaaattactgtatcataattcatatcataaaaaaatcCTTTTAATGGCAACATATTCGTACCAGTTATCGACAGAAAACCACTAAAAACGTTAATATAGCGTATAAAAAAATCtgagtatacaccgtgtttctaTTGAGTTCGGTTAACTTTAAGGCAAGATTCTTTAGGTAggtaaaatacaattattttctcTAAGGAACTAGCGTTTAACTCTACGGTTATCGagtcctaataaaaaaataacttaactaCTTAACATGTGTGTGACGACAACCTTTACCACTTTctgatgttatttattttgacatgtgccgtcagacacttgacaGTTAACTTCTATGTTATAATTTGTTATCATCTAGGTATCTCTATTCTTCATGAATATAATTAAGGCCCTCACACTAACTAATTTATAGGTATCCTAAGTTATGTTTATGTATGAAAACTACAAAAAGATTTCGAATTTAGCAAAAAGCGATATACCGGGTGGTTATTGTTAATGGatctaactgcgtgtcgaatttaacgttCACTATAATAtatagtaggtaagtacttatataAAACATCACATCACATTTGTTACGTTGTCCATCATGTGCCCggagtaaaaaaaatcatatctcaaTGCCATTGTCAACCGATAGTCACAGCTGACTAAGGTTAAGGTTATGTGAGGCAGACGTCAGCAGGTACCTATAGCTTATAGTCGAGGTACTTACCAATAACCATAAACGGAGATTCCTTTGATTTACGTGCCAATTTCTCACTTTGAGACTCTTCATGGTAGTCAAACGCAGGTTTACCTTGGGCCATTTTAATAATCTGAAAAGAAAACAGCACTAATGTAAGTAACACTAAAATTCTATAAAACGAAATGTTGTGAAATATTTATAGCACCAATACAATTCGGTACCAAAATGAATTGATATTTAATGGTTTACGCAATTAAAAATTACCTATAGGATTTAGATTGATAAAAGTGAAAAGTATTGTAATGTTAACAATGATATAGTGGCAAACGAGCGCCGTAGCTTCAACAACGCGAGTGAGACTGACTGACGGTGCGGTGCGGTGACGGATGCTAGTAGCGCCAGTGCCCGTGCAGACGGCAacgcggcggcgcggcgcggcggcggggaGGGGAACCTCGATTAGCGGGTGACGTCAAGTCATCGTATGGAGGTACGTATGCGATGATGTGACTGGTGCCGTGAGGAAACTGCCGCTGCCAGCTGCGAGCGGGTATTTACCGCGAGCTAAGAATGTATCCTTCGTCTCCGCTTCATTAAATTCCTGAAAACGATTAATATACTTCTTATTATAGATCGTGTCCTTCATTCCCGAGGACGCGTGCGTTGATTCATACTCGTAATGCCAAGAATTAAAGgttagatttgacaatttgCGCGTCATTCTGAATGATACGAACTACATATATCGACACCGGAAATTTAAAATGTCGTAAGTCGTGTAAGTATTACACTGACTGCGGTTTTAAAATCTTGATACGACTCTTAATAACAAAGTTATCTAGGATGGTTAAAGTTTGTCGTAACTTCCTAAGTTTTACAAGGGGTGAAAATAATGTTTATCCGCACGTGCcttattgaaccgcgagcgtagcgagggttttaaggcacgaaggttgctaccgagtgaaacacatacaaaatgttcaccacaccaacacaaggACCTACTATAGGTATATCAAAAACTAAAACATTGAACTaagtaaatcaaatccatcaattcaTTGGTCATGTATGAttcaatatttgtatgaaattactttgcactcttgtggataaaatacaactttgtcaTCTGTTTTGGAAGAATCATGGGCCAATCATGGATGTCTTTTCTGTTAAAGTCGtgaaaaatattatgtcctagTATAGTTTCGATCGAATATAGTTataggtttttactttttacgtatCGTGGTGTTAAGGCCGTATGTCTTAGACATTTTCAAATACCAATGTTGTAAGACTAAGACACTACACGCAAAATTCGCAGCTCGTGTCGATTTCAAACACTACGTTCGTGTTTTAAGTTATCACTTATAACCACTCGTTTCGACTTTCTTATTTATCGCCCTTGTTCGGGTCGATGTTTAGTTTGTTATCCGGTGTACCTaatagatgtcactgttacagACGGAAACTAGATAACGGTTAATATTATGCAAGAAACTGTCAATATAAGAATAAAATGTTTGGTATCGTAGCAATGTGTTTAAACAaagtggtccttcgaaccggatatgTATCGATCACGCACTATTATGGTTCTCCTGACCTGAAAAGTCGTTGTTTGACCCTTACGACATACGGAACATCCAGTGTCGACAATACTTAGGTTCATTACTGCTGATTATCAGTAGGTAAGCATTttatcctattttttttaaaggacaCACATAATAGTAGGCACATTGtaatttctcttctttattctATACTTTTTAATCCAGCAACTCCCCGTTATCTCAAGGAGTGTTTCTCTTATCTTAATTCAATTAGATCCTCTCAAAATTTCCTTCTATCTGTGCCATCTTCATCTTCCAAATTTTATAATCGTTCATTTACTTTCCAAGCTATTCAACTGTGGAACTCTCTCCCTGTTGAGTTGAGTTAAGACGTTCTCAATCTATTGCCTCTTTTAAATCAAACCTTAAAGAATACTATCTTTCCCTTCCTTAGATTTTATGAATGACACTGttgtttgtttctttattaatataaacctttttatatgtgtatttatgtgtgtatgtttatggttatacttatttatgtatgtctatttgaatgagtgttttgtgttgtttggttgtatttaaattctacttctcatatttcttagagccacctaccatatattctgattatattaactccagtgcccaaaggttgtctggaagagatcgctcttaagcgataagatcgcctgttgttacctctgtttaatttgttttggttcttgtgtattacttgtaaactatgtgaggtgtgcaataaagagtattgtattgtattgtgtattaagggcggaaagtgaaggattaCGAACTAGAGGCTGTTTGAATGGCTTTaataactcgagtttgtaatccttCAGCCGCCCGTGGAGGTTAATGCTTGCGGCggccgttggaactaatttgactccATACGATTATCCTCCTGGATCCTGGTACCCTCGTACGAGTACATAAGGTTTGAACTTTTACAAGaataaaaaaagttctaaattcatAAGCATTTGCCAGGCATCCAGGATCAGGGGCGCCAGTCGTGCACAGCGAATACCTAATAAAAGACAGATAGAGATTAGGAAATTAgagatgtatgtatgtacttgcTGTTATTGTAAGTTTCTTATTTAGGGATTGGATTGCTTGGCGGGATGTTCTGCAGCAAAACTTCATTTAGCTTTCAATCTATAAACAATAAAGTTGTACGTAATTCCCATTTGGAAGGAGTATATAGCgagtgtattccatacgggcaaatatcttaataacgattagtattggaCCAAAGGAGCCTAATTACATGTTTTGTTGaataaatgagatttttttttcatacataataattgaacaggcaatgtatgtccacatcaattagcgtacctacctaaacgtcattacatGGCGTTTATGTCatatcaaattaagttggacggcgtactttgctgcttggccagatttcaaaaaaatattactcttaattaataacagttttaacaaaatgattatcctataccattcgtatgatcagatagtATAACCtgtataactggatacattattcgcccgtatgcaATCCACACGCTGTAGTTGAATCGC
This genomic stretch from Leguminivora glycinivorella isolate SPB_JAAS2020 chromosome Z, LegGlyc_1.1, whole genome shotgun sequence harbors:
- the LOC125241607 gene encoding HIG1 domain family member 1A, mitochondrial-like, whose product is MAQGKPAFDYHEESQSEKLARKSKESPFMVIGLGGLAAAVGAGAYQYKRRGAMSTSVFLMQFRVIAQGAAVGALTAGMAYTLFRNHFFKPKEDIIATIKPNEH